In the genome of Fusarium poae strain DAOMC 252244 chromosome 1, whole genome shotgun sequence, the window GATCTGCCTATTGAACAAGGCACCTTATAACAACCCGTCTTCTCATTTTCCCCAGCTTTGTTCATCTGTTTGCAACTTACCTACCCAAGTCATTCGTTTGCTTATTTCTATCGCAGCTCAGAATGCGCTCTTTTGCGTTCCTGTTGGCCATTGGCCTGTTTGGTGTTGATTCTGCGCTTGCTGGTCCCTGCAAGCCTCGTGCTTCCAGTAAGTTGTGACGGGGGTTCCAGGGGCAATAGTTTCGGAAATGGCTAACAATAGTTTCTCTTCAGCTATGGATGCAGCGACCTCTACTTCGATTGATTCGACGATGCAATCTATCACAACCACTGCAGGAGAGACCACTACCGTGGCATCGTCCGAAACACTGACCGAGACTGTCGCAACCACAGTCGCTTTGGATACCACCACCGCAATCACCATAACAGCATCTGAGACCGAAACAACCACCACCGCATCCGAGGCTGTAACAACAACCGCAGAAGTGACCACTACTGCTCCCTTAGCAACCCCTACCTTTACCATAGTTGGTGGCGGCGGCTCAGTGAGCGGCTCTCCCATCAAAGGCACTGGCCAAGATGGGAGTGTCATGTTATTCAACCCTGAAGGAGGGAACGCCCGTACCCGAACGTTCACTCTTGACCCTAAAACTGGCCGATTGCGAGACAAGGATACTGGGATTTCCATTTGCGCTTACTATGGCCTTGCCAACTCACCCTCAGACCCAGCTTACTTTTCATTTtgccaaaatggcaacaTTGGCCCTAACTTGGCCTACGAATATCTCACCTGCGACATAGTCGACGGCAAGCTTGCTTGTACATCCCCACGGGGTTCTTGCCCAATGGATGACGATGGGAACTTTTTAGGTTGTTTCACTGATCCCGCCGGTGGTATGAACAATCAATTTTACTACCAGTATAAGGCTGGAGCTGGGTACTATCTGTTTATTTCCAGTGGTAATCCAAGCGGCTATACGCCTGTCGATATCATTGCCCAGAATGCCTGAGTCAACCCATAAAGGAAGATATTGAATGCTATATCAATACGTGTGCAAGATCAGATTAGCTTCTATTGTACATCTTGTCTATGTAATATACTTCATCTGATAGATAAGTTTAACTTGGCATATACCTACCCAATGCTTTTATTACTACAcattttatatgtatacctcgggacttacgcctcgaaaccTTCAAACAATTATTACTACACTCCCGCAACATGTTTATAGAACTATCAAAGAAATGATTCCTTGTCTCAAAATTAGATCTCTCTAACCCGCGGTACTTTACTACCACCCCACTGATCATAATCCTCCACCCTAAACTCAAATATACCACTACCAGGACGCTCCTCGACCGCCCGGATTGTGCTCTTCCTATTCTCATTTTGGTCCAGATCCATCTTCTGCGTTGTCTTGGCAATTGACGAGAACGTCATCTGACGAAGCTCTTTCACCCCGTCCTGCGACATGACTACCAGGCCATATGTCACACCCATAACCCCAACAAGAAACGACGCTGCGTATACCAGTACCAAAACACCCCAGTTGTAGTAAAAGTAACTACCTGTACGCATACGAACACATGGGTACTCTGTGTCAGGCCCACCTGGTCCCCGACCCGAGAGCTCATTCGGATGCGAAGCCCATGCAACGGCAAGAAGCAACGGGTCTGAGAGAAGAGATATGAGCATGTCCTCGTAAAGTTTTTGCAAGGCGTCCTCAAAATTAGGAACAGGCAAAGACTCGGGACGGGCGACCAGCTTCGAAGTTGTGATGGATGAGTGTGCAATTGGACCTGGTAGCTGGATCGATCCTTGAAGAAGATCGCGAATCTTCTTTCCCAGAGAGTGGTACGCTGCTATTTTTCGATAGTATCTCCAGTCCTTTGGGAAGACATAATTCTCCACGGGCTCGGCAAATATCGGGTCGAGTGTTCCATCATCGACAGACGACTCGTCGATGTATGTTGTGTTGATAACCTTTTGTTTGTAATCTCGATTGGTGACTTTGTATGATTGGCGACCACCTGTATAATTGAGGTTGACGGTATAGTTGGTTTCCCAATGCTCACAAGCCGTGATGATTGGCGTGTAGTCTGTGTTCCAGCCCTTCATGCTTCGATTCTTTGCATGCGCTTCGTCTATCTTATCCACCTCGACGTAGCCCACCCAGAGTACTGGTTCTGTCCTCAAAGCACCCAAGTTTTTAGGAAATGGAGGCTTCACCACTGGTTTATTGTTCTCGTCCACTTCGATCTGATTCACTTTGTATTCTCCCAAATCCGCAACGCTGTAAAAGCTAGCATTTCCGACGGGCACCATCTCGGTAAGGTTAAAAGGTGTATTGTAGTCTTTAAAGCTTTTCATTGTTGAATTCGTGCCTTTGGCGAGTGGTTCGCACTTGTATCCGGGCCCAAGAAAATGAATAGTGGTAGAGCAGTCCCAGTCTTCTCCACAGATCTCATCAGCCACTTCGTCTCTCTGGATCGGTTGTCCTCCGGATAAAACCCTCGACGCGATGGAATCAAGTGGTGGCGCGGCCTTGAGCCAGTAATCGAAGTGATATGGGGAGTCCCTGTCTGCTATGACCTGATTGAACATTGACAGGGAGATTCCACGCATGGTCTCATTCGCAGCTCTTTTATCGTCATCCCAGCTTTTCTTAGCGTCATTACTGAAGTTGAGGGTTCGGACAGAGGCGCAATTTCCATGTTCGGCTCTCGTATCAGTGACTACGCTGAGTGTTGCCGATGTAAAGATGACTACAGCAGGGGACATCCAGATATATATGGCAAGAACCATAGCGAAAGCCGACTTCTTCCAAGCCTCTCTATTAAAGAGCTCGAAAGCGTTGTGGGCTGCGCCAAAAAGAGAGTCGATAGCATGGACGGTATAGCTATTCTGGCTCACAGCACTCCAGGCAACTTGCTGATGAGCTGTCAACACGGCAACAACGAAGCTAGCTTTTGCAATAAAGGCCAAAAATTGACCCAGTCGGAGCCACCATTGCTGGTTTGTAGCTATGCGATTGTGGAGGTGGGAGTATAGAATATGATGACCCACGGCAGCTACAGCCCCGAGAACGAGACATGCTACCATGGACCACTTATTCTTGACAATTCTTTCCCACCATGGTCCTTTCGGAGGCTGCGTTGGTGGGCTGAGTTGGTGGTAGACACCGAGTCCAGTCGACGAATTGTGTGTCCTGTCAGCGGCCAGCAGATCAACCTGACTGTGATCCCTACCTCCTGGCGTAAAGGGGTCATGTAGATTGGGGCTCAGGGGATCCAGCTGAGGCGAATCAAACTCAGACCGGGGTGAAAGATATGAACCCTCTCTGCCGATCGTGGTGCTCCCAGGCGATGGAACAATGTTTGGTTGGTCTTCGAAGCGAGTGAGGCCGATGCTTTGGTATTCCTGGGAGGACCCAGAAAAGTACTTTGGTGTCGCTCGCCTCATCCTGCGGGATTATGATCCGAAGTGTAAGCGTGAGTGTAAGCTTCAGGGCAAAGGGAGAGCTGTGTTTGGTGGTCAATTGCTCTCAGCGGAGGGTTTTCTGAAGGATATTCTTAGTTTTAACCCTTCTTTGAGACATTGAAGCGTCAATTGCGATTTTTTTCTAATGAAAACCCATCTCGAGGGGAAAATCAGGCTCTGAGGCTGATGCTGACAATCTGACATAAAGCGGCACGGACCGAGTCGTTGCCCCTCGCTTAACGAGTAAGCATGACTCAAATCAGCCACAGCAGGAACCATGTGGCGTTGACCATGATTTCTTTGTTGTGGCACAGCCTTGAACAAATCGCGATGTATATAGCACTTGTTAAAACTCGGGTGTCATTTGAACAGGCGCAACATTACCCGCCTGGAACGATTTGTAATTATCCGCAAGGGTTTGACACCTGGATACTCGAGACCTTATGGTCCATGTCTTAAAACGCGTCGTTGTTGATGACCGACCATTACGCGAACCTTGTCTCAGTGGAGCGTCGGAGCCGGCGGAGTAGTTAAGTTACTAACCGTATTTGGGTACAACCTACCCGGTAGCCGGTTCTCGAAACACGGCAACAGGACGATTAGAGATCAGCTTAGATGATATGGAGTAACTTGAATTGAAATGTTGATAAAAGGATTTATCTGCGCCTTGAGTGTTTTTGTTAAGTCGGACATCTGGAAGAGTCTTCCAAAAAAAATCCCCTTGTACACATACCACATCGTTTCCAACCCACACGTCAAACCAATGGCACCGCTCAAAGTAATGATCATTGGTGGCGGTTTGGCTGGTAACATCTTGATAGTTACCAAGTCTGGATAACTTTACTGGGAGAGCGATAATAATCGGTCTCCGAGCGATAATATCCGTACTTGGTATCAGTGTCAAGTGTCTTGGACTGTTTGGTTAGGAACCCAAGGACGAAACTCCTgagtgttgaggttgaagattgaacatgatggatggtacaTAGATAGTCCGATCCGTCAGTCACATACATATAGCCTGGAGGGACATGTCCTGTCTGTAGTGAGATCTTTATccttacatcaatcaatctcattaccTCACTTTAATACTGAGCTCTATTAGAACCGAATGTCAATTCTCATTAGTTTGAAGTACATACTGTCTATGTTCGGTGTATTCGACTCTGCAATTGTAAACATTATGTATTTTAGGCAACTGCACGGTTCTGATATAAAAATTACTTCTTGAATCGCAGTTTTTAGTTATCATTTATCTCAGCACTATAAACAGGTACAACTGATTGAAGTATTTTGCAAGAAAATCCTGGGATGTGACCGAATTTCAGCAATTCATTTTCCCTTGCCTTGCCATCAATTCTTCTTGGGTCGACGAATCTTTGATGCAGCCTTGATCGGCTCCATGACCCAGCTCTTGCGAAAGTCGTATggatcatcatcctcagacGTGAACCAGATAACTTCAAACCCCAATACATTAGGGTTATTCGGGAACTTGAAGGAGGAGATCTTTTCGCGATCTGCGTTACCGATGTAAAAGGTTTCCGACTCTGAAATAACAACTCGATGTCCCTTCTTCAGTATACCTTGAGTAACGCCGTTGTGCCAGGTTTGGATGATCCAGTCCTTGGAGAGTTTGATACGCTTTTCCTCGTCGGTGAGAGGGTCGTCCCAAAGGATGACTGATTTATTCGGGGTCAGAGTTTTGAGCCAGTTAAGGAAGTTGTTGAACAATTTGTTGTCGTCTTTAGTGTTCCACATGTATGCGACTTCGTCGCCGCCAAAGTGATGAAGGGGAGACCCGAAGTATTTGTCAGTGGTGGAAACGAGATTAGTTATGTAATCGTAGGTTTGTTGTTTTTGTGGTCTGATGTCCAGTTGAGCATCTGGATTCTTGAGATCTACTTTGCCAACGACAAGATTCTTCTTCCATTTTCCCCTGTAATAATGTTAACAGTGCTATACTGTACCTAGATCAGGACACGAAAACATACCATATGTCGCTGTGGCCGGGCATGTCTGTCTCAGGATAGACAAGAATACCCAAGCTCTGTGCTTGTGTAACAACCTTGTGAATGTCCTCTGGGGTGTAGTAATACGGCGAGCCACTGTATTTTATACTTGCATTTGTCAATCCCCCGTCGGCGGGCCAGAGCATAGGGAAGCTTTCTGCATCGTAGATGTGCCAGTGGAAGACATTGAAGTTGTACTGCTGTAGAACGGCTAACAGACTGAGGATGGCTTTGACGGGGAAGAACTTTCGACCAGTGTCGAGCATAAAGCCCCGATGAGGGTAGAGAGTACTATTCATGTCTTGGCACGATGTGTGATGCTTGGCGGTGGTGGTATTGGAGGTGGGGAAATTGGAGGTGAGGCCACAGCTCGTTTTGTAGCACGGAACGTGGTCAAGGAGGCCTACGACTATTCCCTTTCCGTCTCAGAATTGCAAAGGCAACGGAATGGCTGAGTCTTTTGATTATTCCGGTTCCGGCCTAACTAAATCCTACAATGGTACTAATTATATCCAGCTCCTTCAAGCTAAACCGCTTGCGTCAAGTTTATCCAATAGTCTGTTATGCGTTGGCAATGTGTCACATAACAGCTCAAACAACAATCCACAGGACAGTgaagagatgaagatgaattTAACTCATGATATAGCATGATAAGGTTAATACCCTAGAATTGTCGTGGAATACAAAACGTGCTCAATCTTTCTCAACAGCTGCAAACAAGGATCAGGGGTTTGTCCTATAGAGAACCCTGTCATTACCAATGTCCAGTAAAATGCAGAGTACCTCAGCCTGTATCTCATTAAAGTGGGATTCAATGTGGACCTTGGAATGTGCTCAATTCTTCTCAACTTACTACATTAAGTTAGAATCCTGATGAGTTCCCTGCCTTTCATTCTTGGCTACTCAACACGTTACCAAACCTGGGAATATTACCTCTTTCTTCCGACAGATTCATAGGTAACTAGATATGATTCTAGAGACAAAGTTTCAAGGTTTCAGATAAACGAACCATTTTGACGGTAAGCCAAGGAATAATGTTGCAATATTTCGACTGCCAACATGCTCATATGCTCTCATACCCCACTCATGTCGGCCAAGTAGCTTTTATACATAATGCTCTCGACACTGGTCAGGAATGCGGGAATGATCTTTATTCTGTCTCGACTCTGTCCAGTGCCAGCCTCTGCATTACTATCGGCATCACTAATCGCTCAAGATGGATTCCCACCGGAGTCTTCTCGGCGCTCGCCACATCCAGAACATGAGTGAAGCTACCGAACTGGAACCCCATTGGGGTTACGCAGACCGTGCTCTTCCTTGTGTCAAAGACGCCAAAACGTGCCAGTACCTGGATCTCGTCTATTCTGGCCATGACTTTAGTATGCTCTTCGTCGGCATTTTCTGGGCCATGGCCGTTGGTGTTCTATTGATCTGGGCTTTTAGTCGCAAGATTTGGTCGTCCCCGAGAGCAGACGAGTTTCTTATCGTGGATAATGAGACCGCGGTTTCCTCAACAAACAATCGAAACACACGCGTAAAAAGGACAGTCGCATCTTGTTTCCGCTCCTACCTTTTGCCAGATTCGATACGCCTCATCTTCGGTCGCACGACACGTTTACAGGTCACTCTGCTAGCAGTCCTAACAACATATATGATCATAGTTAGCTTCGCTGGCCTTAGCTACAAGATCTGGGTCGTCGCTGTGCCGGACATGGAAGGCGTTTACACCACCAGAACAACCCTCGGGCCTTGGTCGAATCGAATCGGTGTCCTCGCATACGCACTTACACCGCTAACAGTCATGTTGGCCAGCCGTGAATCGATCCTGAGTCTATTAACTGGCGTTCCATACCAGAGTTTCAACTTCCTACATCGTTGGCTCGGGTACATCATTCTCGCCCAAGCCTTACTCCACACCATCGGATGGATTGTCATTGAAACGAAGCTCTACGCCCCACAACCTGCCGCTGCTATGCAATTGATCACGGAAACTTATATGATCTGGGGAATCGTCGCTACGCTGTTGATATTGCTTCTTTTCGTACTCAGTCTGCCATTTGTTATTCGTCGAACCGGTTACGAATTCTTCCGAAAGGCTCATTATGTACTGGCCATGGTATATATCGGTGCTTGTTATGCCCATTGGGACAAGCTCTCCTGTTTCCTTTACTCATCTCTTATCATCTGGTTCATCGACCGCGCTCTACGACTAATCAGGAGCGGCCTGATTCACTACCAATATATGGATGACGGTTCCATCGGCTTCAAAAGTATTCATGCCGCCATGGAATATTTCCCAGATTCCGATAACGGCGATGTCCTGAGGCTGGAGTTCATGCACTCCCAGGATCCGTGGAACATTGGACAACACTTTTATCTCTGTTTTACTGAGTGCAGTATTTGGCAATCACATCCTTTCACTCCCTTGAGTTTGCCCGTACTGAAAGACGGGGTTGTTAAACATTCCTACATCCTACGCGCAAAGCAGGGCGAGACGAAGAAGCTTGCGGAATTGGCGCGGAAAAGAACAACTGAGGGAACAATTCCTACGACTCCCGTCATCCTTTCCGGATCATACGGGGAGTCCATCGCAGAGGACTTGACACCAGAGACAAATATCCTGTGCGTTGCTGGTGGTACCGGCATCACTTACGTCTTGCCAGTTCTGCTGAACCTGATCTCGCAATTGCCGTCGTCTCAGCGCAAGGTTCAATTGATTTGGGCTATCAGGAAGGAGTCAGATAAGCAGTGGGTTCGAGATGAGCTAGAATCGATTTACCAAGCCAGCGAGGCACATGCTATTGAAGTGAGTGTCTACGTCACTCGCGAGGCAGTCTCTCCAACGATCATACACGACAATGCTCAAGACGACAAAGCAGTTGATATTGGTACATCGTTTTCAGTCCCATCCGACTCGGACGACGTGAGAATTGGCGTTAGGCGAAACTCTCAAAACTCTCAAAACTCTCATCCAGACTTGAAGGAAATGGTTCCCAGTTTCGTGAAGGAGACTATCAGAGGTCCAACCACAGTGTTTGCAAGTGGACCTGGCAGTATGATTAGCGACTTGCGATCTGCCGTCGCTGCTTGTAACTCTGGTGCTCAAGTATGGAAAGGCAATGACCGTTTCGATGTGACTTTAATATGCGATAATAGATTAGAATAGgttttgtctttgtttgTCATCTACCTCAATTTTATGAATCTTCACCATTTAGAAGTTTCGAAGACGCTTCTTCGAGTCTCGCATCTGCTCTTGACTTGCTTGCCATGCAATTGCAGAATGTAGTGTTTCCAATGGTATTGGTAACCAAGGTGTAAGTTGCCTTGAAATCTGACTTCAGTCTCAAACTCCAGTGAATAAGTACAGGATGGCTGCTTCTTTTCGAAGAGATAGCGAATATACAAGACACATAATATTATGCGGCCGACTTCTCTCTGGTAAGATCAATCTTACCATCAGGAGGTGCCTCGGTAAGACCAATCTCAGATGCAATCTCCATCAGCCTCGCCTTCTCTTCGTAAGCGGCCGTATCACCAAATAAAGCATCCATCTCTTCGAGACTCTTGCCACGAGTTTCTGGGACAAAGAAATATGTAAAGAAAAAGGCGAGGAGGCAGAAAGCCGCAAAGAAGATATACGTCCCCCAACCGATGGTACTCAGCATGTCTGGCGTCACCAGGCCGATGATGAAGTTGCACATCCACGTTGTGCTAGTGGTGATAGCCATAGCCTTGGAACGAATACCCAGATTAAATATCTCAGCCGGCAATACCCAGCCAATGGGCGCGAAGGAGAAAGAGAAGTTGATGTCGTAGATATAGATGAAGGCGATACCTGCCCAGCCAGCCGATTTGTGTGAGGGTGGCGATGTGCCATATCCTCCAATGATACCACCAACGATAACAAGTGAGATAAAGGTACCAGCGGCACCACACATGAGTAGAGGTCGGCGACCAATTTTGTCAATTAGGAAGAGAGCAGGAAGCGTGGAAAGCGTGTTGACGATTCCATACACACCAGTTGCCAGAAGACCTGAAGTGCCCCCCGATAGACCTAGTTGGGCAAACATGGTAGGCGCATAGTagatgatggtgttgcaGCCCATGAATTGTTGGAAGAACATGATACAGCAGCCGATAGCTAGTCGTCTAAAGGAGGCCCAATTGGATACAAGGGCACCATGCTGGGCGATAAACAGAGAGACGCCCTTCTTGCCAGGGAACTTGTCTCTGTTTACAGCCTCGTCGAAGAGGACCTCAGCCTTGATAGCCAGATACTCTTCTCGAAGTGAATGTGTGTCAGGATGGACACGACGAAGTTGAGCAAGGGCCTTCAAAGCCTTGTCCTCTTTGCGTCGCATCAGGTAGAAGCGAGGTGACTCGGGAAACAATAACATACCGAACCCAAGCACGATCGCAGGAAAGATCTGAATAGCAAACGGGACTCTCCACGCAGCTTCAGACTGGCCAGTGCATCCACTCGGGCCAACATCATACCTAGGATCAAAGGTAGGTTTATCCACGGTGCCACCAGAATAGGGAATGTCAGGCGCACATCGATGGCCGCCGATATACTGGGTCCCATATTCAAGCCAGTAGCTCACCAAAATTCCCAAAGTGATGCTCAGTTGCTGTAAAACAACCAAGGTACCGCGAATGCCAGCCGTAGACACCTCAGACACATACATAGGGACAATCATTGTCAACATTCCTACAGCAAAACCAGCCACAGCACGACCTACCAGGTTTGTTAGAATAAGATGGGGATAAGTCAGTGTGTAAACTTACCAGCAAAGAGCGTTGGAATATCGTGAGCGCCTGCCTGGAACGCAGAACCAATTGTAAAAATCACAACAGCCACCAGCATAGAGCCCTTGCGGCCCAGGAAGTCGGCGATAGGTCCGTtgaccagagagccaaaccACGCACAGAGCAGGAGTGTTGGCACGAACCAACCCTTGAAACTACTGTCAAGATAGATTCTCGGGAATTGAGTAGCGAATGACTCCATGGTCAAAACGCCTGATACGACGCCTTATCGAGCAGTCAGTTTCCATTACGCAGCCAGTGGAATGTATCTGCAATACAAACCTTGGTCATAACCAAACAAAAAGCCACCCAAACTGGCAAACTATTTCACCATGAATTAGAATTGAATGGTCTATGAGCGGGGAAATAGATGAATGCATACCAGAGACAGACCGAAGATATATGGGTTTTCGACGAGGAGGTGCCAAACGCCTTTGTGAGGCGCTGGACTCTGTTGCGGCACACCGGCAACGGTTTCATCTGCCATTCTGAAAGCTAGAATACAGTGGGTATAAACTTTTTGTAATGCGAAAATGAAAGTATTCGGAATAACCTGGGGTATTTTATTGTTCATCGTGTGGAGGATCAGCGTTGAAGCTCCATTTGCCTAGTGGAACTCCAGCCGATGGACCAACCACGAGTCATGCTTAGTTGCAATTTTGTACAGTAATGTTGTGTCAGGACTGGAGATTTGGACCAAAAGAACAAGGATCGTCCACTCCGAGAATCGGATCGGACTGCTGTCCGATCAGAGAGAAAACATTCAATTCGTGATGACAGAGAAAAGATATTTATCGATCATCAACCTAAGACTCAAGGTAAAACCAAGAGTTGGACACATTATTCATTTGACAATTCTGAAAGACCAGCTGTGGCTTTGCGATGCAAATCTCGTTTGCATAAGAACCACCTTGTAGTAGGGTACCCCGCCAATCGACACTTTCTAGGCCTGGAGATAGTTTATGGTGACAGGCTGCTATGATGTAATGTGTTCAAATTGTGATCAAATATATCAAGGTCTGAGCAGAAAGGAGCATGTATTAATCCGTGGAATATAGGAATGACTAAAGGTAGCCTTGCTTTGGCAAATCTCATGACGTATTTCCCCCTGATCTCTATCCTATTACTTATGCCGAGTGACGGACTTTTGTTGGAGAGTTATTACTGCTGTAGTAAACAAGACAAATTACAGCATCGGCATATAAATTATGCAAGGTGGAATAAGTAATAAACTCCTACTTGCCAAACGTTACATTTCCCGTCTGCGGATATCTTTATGCAGAAGAGAGGTGCCTGCTGCCAATCACCACGCGCTGCAGGGTTACAGTCAGGATCAGTCCCAGTGTCTGGTGACACTGGGGTTACGCGAAAAAAACAAAGGTTCCTTGCACTTTGACCCACAGCCTTATGTATCACATCGCATCATGAGTTCTGATCAAGATCGGAAATAACGGCGGGAGAATGGGCCCGTTACACGTTTACCAATTGTAATTCGTCCTCaacgaagaagaagtctcACTGCACGTCAAAGCATCTCGAAGATCGATGTTCCAATATACTGGTCACGCAGATAGGTAGAGCAAGAAAGAAGCTCCTGATCACGGTTCTTCATGCAAAGCTTTCTGCTTCAACAGTGAATGACGACCCTTTGATGGCTCATGTGGAACAATAGCAGCTGGTTTTGTTTTGACAAAAAGATTTTGGATCAGGCGACGAAGGCACAGAAGCGAAAACCGCTCGCTGAATCCAACTGTAAAGAAAACTCCACATAAATATGCAACATCTGCCGCTATCATTTTTGACAGTTCAAATAACCTTTGATCAACATAGAATCTGGAAGTTGATCTCTTTATTAGGCAAAGACAACGACAAACACATCTTGGATATTTCCAATCTTTACAACCAATATGAAGGTCTCTAGAAGGCTACACATATACGTCTTTGGagttcttctccatcatTGTACGCAGTCATGGGCTTTGTCCGGAGAGGCGAAAGCGATGGTGGAAGACTCCATGGAGTGGATGGATAAATTCTACGACCCGAAGATCTCGCAGCTGTACGACCTCAACTCTAATGCCGCAATGAACCACGAGACATTAGCCTCTACTTGGTATGCGGTCGGACTTCTTGCACGTAACGGCGACGATGATGTCTCGAGGGCTGAAGATGTTATTAAATACATTATTAATGACCAATTCGAGAACCCATCAGACTTATGGTATGGCGACTATACGAGAGAGCCGGAGGAGCCAACTGTTGGAACATCGTCGTACCCCGCTCGTATGTACGGCTCATGGGACCCCAACTGGCGAGGCTTCGTCGGTCTCAGCTTCATCACGATATACGAAGAATTCGGAGACTTGTTGTCTGACGACTTGAAGGGGCTTATACTTGAAAGTCTACATAACTGCAGCATCGGCGACTCATACCGCGAGGGTGGTGTCAATGGAGATAATCTCTACCCATCTTACAGCAACCCCGCAATTATGCGCGCCATTGGGACGAGCTGGACTGGTCGTAAAATAGGCGACGCCAACATGACACAAGCTGGAGAGAATTATGCAAAGAAAATCATCGACCTCTTTGACTTGCATAATACACTCTCCGAGTTCAACTCAGCTACCTACACTGGAATTTCACTCTTTGGCCTTACACTATGGTGTAAGTATGGTCACGAGGATAGCATTCTCTCCCAGAGAGGTCCAGATCTGCTGCGCGGTGTCTGGAATTATACATCGCAACTCTGGAATCCTAGTATGCGAAATCTCGCTGGTCCATGGGATCGCTCTTATTCATTTGACATGACCAAGTCTCTCGGCATCCTATCTCACTTTCTGGCACCCATTATTGGCAGGAAGGAGGCAGGCGTATGGCAGTACCCGGAAGTCATGAGCCATGCTCGTGATTGGGCTTGGGCACCACTTATCGCTGTCCACTCAGACTTCCACAACTCATTGCTTTCAGATGAACTTAAAGATTCATTGAAGACATTTGATGGAGAGAGAACATACAATGGACAGGCCTACTATCCACCCTACGATCTTGATACTCGCAACATCACGACATGGCTCACCGAATCGCTGATGATTGGAGCTCAATCATATCGAACAAGAAGCGCAAACGGGCCCTCGAATAACAAGGCTCAGTTTCATCCCGCTGTTGCACATTGGGCTTATGGGGACGATAACATCGGATGGCTAAGCGTAAGTTACTACAGCTTCCAACTTTACTCCACAGTTTCACTAACGCAGCACAGCTCCGTCCTACTGAGGCTTATGCCATAATGCAAGTCTCGCCAAGGACGCTCAAGGTGACTTACCCGAAGGGGACTACCAGTTCTGTATTCACTTTTGCGGTCTCTCCGTCACTTTCGAAGAGGGATGTCAAGTCGTGGGATGACATTGAGGGAATCTCCATTTCTGTCTCCGGTAACGTGAAATCTGTACCAGAGATCACATTTGCTGGCAGATATGGTGGTTCAGGAAGTCCTATATATGACCACAATCATTGGACTTTGGTGCATAAGAT includes:
- a CDS encoding hypothetical protein (TransMembrane:12 (i28-46o73-91i103-122o128-150i162-180o231-249i329-351o371-388i395-418o430-455i467-486o498-516i)); translation: MADETVAGVPQQSPAPHKGVWHLLVENPYIFGLSLFASLGGFLFGYDQGVVSGVLTMESFATQFPRIYLDSSFKGWFVPTLLLCAWFGSLVNGPIADFLGRKGSMLVAVVIFTIGSAFQAGAHDIPTLFAGRAVAGFAVGMLTMIVPMYVSEVSTAGIRGTLVVLQQLSITLGILVSYWLEYGTQYIGGHRCAPDIPYSGGTVDKPTFDPRYDVGPSGCTGQSEAAWRVPFAIQIFPAIVLGFGMLLFPESPRFYLMRRKEDKALKALAQLRRVHPDTHSLREEYLAIKAEVLFDEAVNRDKFPGKKGVSLFIAQHGALVSNWASFRRLAIGCCIMFFQQFMGCNTIIYYAPTMFAQLGLSGGTSGLLATGVYGIVNTLSTLPALFLIDKIGRRPLLMCGAAGTFISLVIVGGIIGGYGTSPPSHKSAGWAGIAFIYIYDINFSFSFAPIGWVLPAEIFNLGIRSKAMAITTSTTWMCNFIIGLVTPDMLSTIGWGTYIFFAAFCLLAFFFTYFFVPETRGKSLEEMDALFGDTAAYEEKARLMEIASEIGLTEAPPDGKIDLTREKSAA
- a CDS encoding hypothetical protein (SECRETED:SignalP(1-24)); this translates as MKVSRRLHIYVFGVLLHHCTQSWALSGEAKAMVEDSMEWMDKFYDPKISQLYDLNSNAAMNHETLASTWYAVGLLARNGDDDVSRAEDVIKYIINDQFENPSDLWYGDYTREPEEPTVGTSSYPARMYGSWDPNWRGFVGLSFITIYEEFGDLLSDDLKGLILESLHNCSIGDSYREGGVNGDNLYPSYSNPAIMRAIGTSWTGRKIGDANMTQAGENYAKKIIDLFDLHNTLSEFNSATYTGISLFGLTLWCKYGHEDSILSQRGPDLLRGVWNYTSQLWNPSMRNLAGPWDRSYSFDMTKSLGILSHFLAPIIGRKEAGVWQYPEVMSHARDWAWAPLIAVHSDFHNSLLSDELKDSLKTFDGERTYNGQAYYPPYDLDTRNITTWLTESLMIGAQSYRTRSANGPSNNKAQFHPAVAHWAYGDDNIGWLSLRPTEAYAIMQVSPRTLKVTYPKGTTSSVFTFAVSPSLSKRDVKSWDDIEGISISVSGNVKSVPEITFAGRYGGSGSPIYDHNHWTLVHKMPDVFEGAPEIIIEFESDTVLKSYPGLVKQTRWESV